One Lysobacter enzymogenes DNA segment encodes these proteins:
- the dkgB gene encoding 2,5-didehydrogluconate reductase DkgB, with protein sequence MSVPAFGLGTFRLQGQTVVDSVRTGLELGYRAIDTAQIYGNEAQVGQALADSGVARGEVYLTTKIWIDNLARERLIPSLRESLAKLRSDYVDLTLIHWPSPNDAVAVDEFMAALLQAKREGLTRAIGVSNFNIDLMQRAIAAVGSDEIATNQVELHPYLQNRKLAQFAREAGIGLTSYMTLAYGKVLNDPALVDIAGKHRATPAQVALAWAMQSGYAVIPSSTKRENLAGNLLAMSLRLDDEDLRRIAALDRGERLTDPAGLAPAWD encoded by the coding sequence ATGAGCGTTCCCGCTTTCGGCCTCGGCACCTTCCGCCTCCAGGGCCAGACCGTCGTCGATTCCGTCCGCACCGGCCTGGAACTGGGCTACCGCGCCATCGACACCGCGCAGATCTACGGCAACGAAGCGCAGGTCGGCCAAGCGCTCGCCGACAGCGGCGTGGCGCGTGGCGAGGTGTACCTCACCACCAAGATCTGGATCGACAACCTCGCGCGCGAGCGGCTTATCCCCAGCCTGCGCGAGAGTCTGGCCAAGCTGCGCAGCGACTACGTCGACCTGACCCTGATCCACTGGCCCTCGCCGAACGACGCGGTGGCCGTGGACGAATTCATGGCCGCGCTGCTGCAGGCCAAGCGCGAAGGCCTGACCCGCGCGATCGGCGTGTCCAACTTCAACATCGACCTGATGCAGCGCGCGATCGCCGCGGTCGGCAGCGATGAGATCGCCACCAACCAGGTCGAGCTGCATCCGTACCTGCAGAACCGCAAGCTCGCGCAGTTCGCGCGCGAGGCGGGGATCGGGCTGACCTCGTACATGACCCTGGCCTACGGCAAGGTGTTGAACGATCCAGCGCTTGTGGATATCGCCGGCAAGCATCGCGCCACGCCGGCGCAGGTGGCGCTGGCCTGGGCGATGCAGTCGGGCTATGCGGTGATTCCGTCGTCGACCAAGCGCGAGAACCTCGCCGGCAACCTGCTGGCGATGTCGTTGCGCCTGGACGATGAGGACCTGCGCCGCATCGCGGCGCTGGATCGCGGCGAGCGGTTGACCGATCCGGCGGGGTTGGCGCCGGCGTGGGATTGA
- a CDS encoding alkene reductase, whose protein sequence is MLFTPHRIGALDVPNRIVMPPMTRSRAGRGEVATELMAQYYAQRAGAGLIVSEGTQISRQGQGYAWTPGIHTPEQVAGWRRVADTVHAAGGRIFAQLWHVGRVSHVALQEGGAAPVSSSALIAQGVKVFVDPEGRGPEAGVGEMVQHSAPRALRLDEIPGIVADYAQAARNAIAAGFDGIELHGANGYLINQFIDSQANARDDEYGGSLPNRLRFLREVAQAVSDAIGADRVGVRLAPLTTLQGAVDDTPQATYLAAAKLLDDIGIAYLHIAEADWDDAPGMPDAFREALRMIYRGTLIYSGKYTKARAEDALARGWADLIGFGRPFIANPDLPYRLQHDVPSSEGDRSRYFGGGAEGYTDYPRAA, encoded by the coding sequence ATGTTGTTCACCCCGCACCGCATCGGCGCCCTCGACGTTCCCAACCGCATCGTCATGCCGCCGATGACCCGCTCGCGCGCCGGCCGCGGCGAAGTCGCCACCGAACTGATGGCGCAGTACTACGCCCAGCGCGCCGGCGCCGGCCTGATCGTCAGCGAAGGCACCCAGATCAGCCGCCAGGGCCAGGGCTACGCCTGGACGCCCGGCATCCACACGCCCGAACAAGTCGCCGGCTGGCGCCGCGTCGCCGACACCGTGCACGCCGCGGGCGGCCGCATCTTCGCCCAGCTCTGGCATGTCGGCCGCGTCTCCCACGTCGCCCTGCAGGAAGGCGGCGCCGCGCCGGTGTCGTCGTCGGCGTTGATCGCGCAAGGCGTCAAGGTGTTCGTCGACCCCGAAGGCCGCGGCCCCGAAGCGGGCGTCGGCGAAATGGTCCAGCACTCCGCGCCGCGCGCGCTGCGCCTGGACGAGATTCCCGGCATCGTCGCCGACTACGCCCAAGCCGCGCGCAACGCCATCGCCGCCGGCTTCGACGGCATCGAACTGCACGGCGCCAACGGCTACCTGATCAACCAGTTCATCGACTCGCAAGCCAACGCGCGCGACGACGAATACGGCGGATCGCTGCCCAACCGCCTGCGCTTCCTGCGCGAAGTCGCCCAGGCGGTGAGCGACGCCATCGGCGCCGACCGCGTCGGCGTGCGCCTGGCCCCGCTGACCACGCTGCAAGGCGCGGTCGACGACACCCCGCAAGCGACCTACCTGGCCGCCGCCAAACTCCTCGACGACATCGGCATCGCCTACCTGCACATCGCCGAAGCCGACTGGGACGACGCCCCCGGCATGCCCGACGCGTTCCGCGAGGCCTTGCGCATGATCTATCGCGGCACGCTGATCTACTCGGGCAAATACACCAAGGCGCGCGCCGAGGACGCATTGGCGCGCGGCTGGGCCGACCTGATCGGCTTCGGCCGGCCGTTCATCGCCAATCCGGATTTGCCGTATCGGTTGCAGCACGACGTGCCGTCGAGCGAAGGCGATCGTTCGCGGTACTTCGGCGGTGGGGCCGAAGGCTACACGGACTACCCGCGCGCGGCGTAG
- the mnmE gene encoding tRNA uridine-5-carboxymethylaminomethyl(34) synthesis GTPase MnmE: protein MTAPAFARDTIAAIATAPGAGGVGIVRLSGANARAIAETMSGRALQPRHAHYVRFTDAAGDTLDDGIALYFAAPASYTGEDVAELQAHGGPALLEELLARACALGARRARPGEFSERAFLEGRLDLAQAEAVADLIAAADARAARAARRALDGEFSRRVEALAGDLLAVRVHVEAAIDFADEPIDTLGGGALRQRLDAAATALDELLAAAERGRRLRDGLHAVIVGPPNAGKSSLLNALAGSERAIVTDIAGTTRDLLHETIKLDGVELTLVDTAGLRDGGDAIEREGMRRARGELDRADLAIVVLDARDPHGGLAAVADAIAPVPARLFVYNKIDLLESDYDSPGPADVGGEDRVFVSAQTGAGLDALHARLRALAQGDAGEAMEGAFTARARHVDALIRAGAELDEARVQLDHEMLDLAAESLRQAHEALGEITGRVRADDLLGHIFSSFCIGK from the coding sequence ATGACCGCCCCCGCCTTCGCCCGCGACACCATCGCCGCCATCGCCACCGCGCCCGGCGCCGGCGGCGTCGGCATCGTGCGCCTGTCCGGCGCGAACGCGCGCGCGATCGCCGAAACCATGAGCGGCCGCGCGCTGCAGCCGCGCCACGCGCACTACGTGCGCTTCACCGACGCCGCCGGCGACACCCTCGACGACGGCATCGCGCTCTACTTCGCCGCGCCGGCCAGCTACACCGGCGAGGACGTGGCCGAATTGCAGGCGCACGGCGGCCCCGCCTTGCTGGAAGAACTGCTCGCGCGCGCCTGCGCGCTCGGCGCGCGCCGCGCGCGGCCGGGCGAGTTCAGCGAACGCGCTTTTCTCGAAGGCCGGCTCGATCTCGCCCAGGCCGAGGCCGTCGCCGACCTGATCGCCGCCGCCGACGCGCGCGCCGCCCGCGCCGCGCGTCGCGCGCTCGACGGCGAATTCTCGCGCCGGGTCGAAGCGCTCGCCGGCGATCTGCTGGCGGTGCGCGTGCACGTGGAAGCGGCGATCGACTTCGCCGACGAACCCATCGACACGCTCGGCGGCGGCGCGCTGCGCCAGCGCTTGGACGCGGCCGCCACCGCGCTGGACGAATTGCTCGCCGCGGCCGAACGCGGCCGGCGCCTGCGCGACGGCCTGCATGCGGTGATCGTCGGCCCGCCGAATGCCGGCAAGAGCTCGCTGTTGAACGCGCTGGCCGGCAGCGAACGCGCGATCGTCACCGACATCGCCGGCACCACCCGCGACCTGCTGCACGAAACCATCAAGCTCGACGGCGTCGAACTGACCCTGGTCGACACCGCCGGCCTGCGCGACGGCGGCGACGCGATCGAGCGCGAAGGCATGCGCCGCGCGCGCGGCGAACTCGACCGCGCCGACCTCGCCATCGTCGTACTCGACGCGCGCGACCCGCACGGCGGCCTGGCCGCGGTCGCCGACGCGATCGCGCCGGTGCCGGCGCGCTTGTTCGTCTACAACAAGATCGACCTGCTCGAATCGGACTACGACTCGCCGGGCCCGGCCGACGTCGGCGGCGAGGACCGCGTGTTCGTATCGGCGCAGACCGGCGCGGGACTCGACGCGCTGCACGCGCGTTTGCGCGCGCTGGCGCAGGGCGACGCGGGCGAAGCGATGGAAGGCGCGTTCACGGCGCGGGCGCGGCATGTCGACGCGCTGATACGCGCCGGTGCGGAATTGGACGAGGCGCGCGTGCAGTTGGACCACGAGATGCTCGATCTTGCCGCGGAGTCTTTACGGCAGGCGCACGAGGCGCTGGGCGAGATTACCGGGCGGGTGCGGGCGGACGATTTGCTGGGGCATATTTTTTCGAGCTTCTGTATCGGGAAGTGA
- a CDS encoding DUF6053 domain-containing protein, with translation MGGASAPTPSAQVAAIWNKGVAAEVPPTRGWPSLRRSPRLIPKNAKARLAAGFAEPIRPGRTVTCPYPCRQRRRPRSPRRSAWW, from the coding sequence GTGGGAGGGGCTTCAGCCCCGACGCCTTCGGCTCAGGTCGCGGCGATCTGGAACAAAGGCGTCGCGGCTGAAGTTCCTCCCACACGAGGCTGGCCGTCCTTGCGGCGCAGCCCGCGACTTATCCCCAAGAACGCAAAAGCCCGCCTTGCGGCGGGCTTCGCGGAACCGATCCGGCCAGGCCGAACGGTTACTTGTCCTTATCCTTGCCGCCAGCGCCGCCGGCCGCGTTCTCCTCGGCGTAGCGCTTGGTGGTGA